One part of the Saprospiraceae bacterium genome encodes these proteins:
- a CDS encoding SusD/RagB family nutrient-binding outer membrane lipoprotein, translating into MKNSIKYILLIFTLIAVSCDKGFDDLNINKTAATAINPAFILNNAVINTSFTNNQLILEVGIVQQMVSPNSGVLTGANFNQDNRDATAANWQRYYRSVIRYTKDVINQTAELPNRSNLRNMARILQAFAFMVLTDTYGDVPYFEAGKGYIEQIASPVYDAQQAIYSDIIKELTEASAALDASKTIETADVLFGGDIAKWRKFGNSLLLRAGLRLVKADAGLAQSTVQKAIAGGIMTSNADNAFIKHDPNYTNACGQWMNSTEANNAYLGKPFVDYLKNNNDPRLKAIANRYVGAKSGPEQTAAKSVTDPSVQIGMPFGYDNNSIKTAVAADGLASFYDYSQCDRFRFGKNTAPMFLVTYSQTSLLLAEAIQRGWTSGSAADAFKNGIKANMEEAAAHDAGSAIAASAIDAYLAANPYDAAKGLEQINTQYWVSSFLNGPEAFANFRRSGFPALAPNPFPGKAIKGNFINRLTYPNSEISVNSTNVQAAIARQGADDLDTKVWWHK; encoded by the coding sequence ATGAAAAATTCAATAAAATATATCTTACTCATATTTACATTAATTGCAGTCTCTTGTGACAAAGGATTTGATGATCTTAATATCAATAAGACGGCAGCTACGGCTATCAATCCGGCATTTATACTCAACAATGCGGTAATTAATACTTCTTTTACTAACAATCAATTGATCCTGGAAGTAGGAATCGTCCAGCAGATGGTATCGCCCAATTCTGGCGTATTGACTGGTGCCAATTTTAATCAAGACAACCGTGATGCCACTGCTGCCAACTGGCAACGCTACTATCGATCAGTCATCCGGTACACAAAAGATGTAATCAACCAAACTGCCGAACTGCCTAATCGAAGCAACCTTCGTAATATGGCCAGAATACTCCAAGCGTTTGCTTTTATGGTATTGACAGACACTTATGGAGATGTCCCTTATTTTGAAGCAGGTAAAGGCTATATAGAACAGATTGCTTCGCCAGTATATGATGCACAGCAAGCCATATATAGTGATATCATCAAAGAATTGACGGAAGCCAGTGCTGCCTTAGATGCCAGCAAGACCATAGAGACTGCTGATGTATTGTTTGGAGGTGATATAGCCAAATGGCGAAAATTTGGCAATTCACTGCTACTCCGTGCGGGTTTGAGATTAGTCAAGGCTGATGCAGGGCTTGCCCAATCAACAGTACAAAAAGCGATTGCGGGGGGCATAATGACTTCCAATGCAGACAATGCTTTTATCAAGCACGATCCTAACTATACCAACGCTTGTGGACAGTGGATGAACTCTACAGAAGCCAATAACGCCTACCTGGGTAAACCCTTTGTAGACTATCTTAAAAACAACAATGATCCTCGTTTAAAGGCTATAGCCAATCGTTATGTCGGAGCCAAGTCAGGTCCTGAGCAAACCGCTGCCAAGTCTGTTACGGATCCATCTGTGCAAATAGGCATGCCATTTGGATATGACAACAATTCGATCAAAACAGCGGTCGCGGCAGATGGCCTGGCAAGTTTTTATGACTATAGTCAGTGTGATCGGTTTAGATTTGGCAAAAATACTGCACCGATGTTTTTGGTGACTTATTCTCAAACTTCGTTATTATTGGCTGAAGCTATTCAGAGGGGTTGGACCTCAGGATCGGCTGCAGATGCATTCAAAAATGGTATCAAAGCCAATATGGAAGAGGCTGCTGCTCATGACGCTGGCTCTGCCATCGCTGCCAGTGCTATAGATGCCTATCTTGCAGCCAATCCGTATGATGCGGCAAAAGGGTTAGAACAGATCAATACTCAATATTGGGTATCTTCTTTCCTCAATGGACCGGAAGCATTTGCCAATTTTAGGAGAAGTGGATTTCCTGCTCTGGCACCAAATCCTTTTCCTGGAAAAGCGATCAAAGGAAATTTCATCAATAGATTGACCTATCCCAATTCTGAAATTTCAGTCAATAGTACCAATGTTCAAGCTGCTATAGCCAGACAAGGTGCTGATGACCTGGATACAAAAGTATGGTGGCATAAATAA
- a CDS encoding ABC transporter permease: MFINQFKHLFRTLMAGGFYTFINIVGLAVGIASIVWAYQDVRFGLSFDNFHPDQERIFRVITKNQAGEGLNGYCPLPIAVFAPKDFSSVVSAVRWEDLYLSVKGAQEETFGARVDYTDPAFFEYFNFPLIKGSNDLTNKSAILITESEATKYFGSKDPLGQTLILHAGESYQQPLTVTGILKDLPLNSSLQFSMLTNFNNYIKSDGTFLKSDEWSWMADAIFIKLPNPQDVARLEQDFNKYLPLQNNSRKDIQTQSFIIEPLREVSNHDDDMAANALRERPNNSAIYGPTVLAILILLSACLNFANTTVARSNRRLKEMGVRKVLGGSTSQLIVQQLVECSAIVFFAILLSILFNKWWLPTFNGMFDGIKLEAHYLNDRSLMQFMIFLLIAVTVLAGLYPAYYVSKYNATQIFRGGVKFGGSNLFSRILLGMQIVIAFITVTAGFSFARNAAFQRDFNFGFNQNNIVGIWTPKETYQPMRDALAQINGIEAMAGSRNHIGFSWRNLGIEAEGIKNEIKYLEVGDDYLDVMGVNLLYGRDFSTGEADYQKSAIISENLCSLYGWKSQDALNKQIKIDTLTYSVIGVTKNIYMGGFFNRLEPILMVKTLNQDYANLIIKAKPNSLHTLMDQLKATWTELYPLRPFNSFYQDELATEAQKVNESIAKIFFWFAVISVMLTATGMFALISLTVLKKTREIAIRRVVGAKLSDIVIVIHKNYLLIFVVASILGIFAGASLTKLLMDLIFKINIGINKVTILQSFMGVCLLIAFVIGLKIWQVNKMRPAAVLKSNQ, translated from the coding sequence ATGTTTATCAATCAATTCAAGCACCTTTTTCGAACTTTGATGGCAGGAGGATTTTATACCTTTATCAATATAGTTGGACTGGCTGTAGGCATCGCCTCGATCGTATGGGCATACCAGGATGTCCGGTTCGGTCTTAGTTTTGATAATTTTCATCCTGATCAAGAACGCATTTTTAGAGTAATTACTAAAAATCAGGCAGGGGAAGGCTTAAATGGGTATTGCCCACTTCCTATTGCAGTATTCGCGCCTAAAGATTTCTCCAGTGTGGTTTCTGCAGTAAGGTGGGAAGATCTTTATTTATCTGTCAAAGGTGCACAGGAGGAAACTTTTGGTGCCAGGGTGGATTATACGGATCCTGCCTTTTTTGAGTACTTTAATTTTCCATTGATCAAAGGCTCCAATGATCTTACCAATAAGTCTGCTATACTGATTACAGAATCTGAAGCCACAAAATATTTTGGATCTAAGGACCCCCTGGGGCAGACTTTGATATTACATGCCGGAGAATCATATCAGCAGCCTCTGACCGTCACAGGCATTCTGAAAGATTTACCGCTCAACTCATCGCTACAATTTTCTATGCTGACCAATTTTAATAATTATATCAAAAGCGATGGTACCTTTCTTAAATCCGATGAGTGGAGTTGGATGGCGGATGCAATATTTATAAAATTACCCAATCCTCAGGATGTAGCCAGGTTAGAACAAGACTTTAATAAGTACTTGCCGCTTCAAAATAACTCCAGAAAAGATATACAAACTCAAAGTTTTATTATCGAACCACTGCGTGAAGTTTCCAATCATGATGATGATATGGCAGCAAATGCTTTGCGCGAGCGGCCAAACAATTCAGCAATATATGGGCCGACAGTGCTGGCTATTTTGATTTTATTATCTGCCTGTCTCAATTTTGCAAATACGACTGTAGCCCGATCCAATAGAAGGCTCAAAGAGATGGGTGTGCGCAAAGTACTGGGTGGTTCTACGAGTCAATTGATCGTCCAGCAATTAGTAGAGTGTAGTGCAATTGTTTTTTTTGCCATTCTATTATCCATCTTGTTTAATAAATGGTGGTTGCCCACCTTCAACGGTATGTTTGATGGAATAAAACTAGAAGCACATTATTTGAATGATAGGTCTTTAATGCAGTTTATGATCTTTCTATTAATTGCTGTTACTGTTTTGGCAGGCCTTTATCCGGCATATTATGTGAGTAAATACAATGCTACCCAAATCTTTAGAGGTGGTGTAAAATTTGGTGGTTCCAATTTGTTTTCAAGGATTCTTTTAGGGATGCAGATCGTGATTGCTTTTATTACGGTGACCGCAGGTTTTTCATTCGCCCGTAATGCGGCATTCCAGCGTGATTTTAATTTTGGATTTAATCAAAACAATATTGTGGGCATATGGACTCCGAAGGAAACCTATCAGCCAATGAGAGATGCATTGGCTCAAATAAATGGTATTGAAGCGATGGCGGGTAGTAGAAACCATATTGGATTTTCATGGCGAAACCTGGGTATTGAAGCGGAGGGAATTAAGAATGAAATAAAATATCTTGAAGTTGGAGACGATTATCTCGATGTGATGGGAGTAAACTTATTGTACGGCCGTGATTTTTCTACAGGTGAAGCTGATTACCAAAAAAGTGCCATTATTTCTGAAAACCTTTGCTCCTTGTATGGTTGGAAGTCCCAGGATGCTTTAAACAAACAAATTAAAATTGATACCCTTACTTATTCTGTGATCGGGGTGACAAAAAATATCTATATGGGGGGATTTTTTAATCGATTAGAGCCTATATTGATGGTAAAAACATTAAATCAGGATTATGCTAACCTTATCATTAAAGCCAAGCCAAATTCTTTGCACACTCTAATGGACCAGCTCAAAGCAACATGGACGGAGCTCTATCCTTTGAGGCCTTTCAACTCATTTTATCAGGACGAATTAGCCACCGAAGCGCAAAAGGTAAATGAAAGTATCGCAAAGATATTCTTCTGGTTTGCCGTTATTTCGGTTATGTTGACCGCTACCGGAATGTTTGCTTTGATATCTTTGACCGTATTGAAAAAGACAAGAGAGATTGCCATCAGAAGGGTAGTGGGCGCCAAATTGTCTGACATTGTAATCGTCATTCATAAAAACTATTTGTTAATATTCGTGGTTGCATCGATATTGGGGATTTTTGCAGGCGCTTCTTTGACTAAATTGTTGATGGATTTGATATTTAAAATTAATATTGGCATTAATAAGGTGACCATCTTGCAGTCTTTTATGGGAGTATGTTTGTTGATAGCTTTTGTGATTGGATTAAAAATATGGCAAGTCAATAAAATGAGGCCGGCGGCTGTATTAAAGAGTAATCAATAA
- the rluF gene encoding 23S rRNA pseudouridine(2604) synthase RluF: MEISLNKYISNSGYCSRREADRYIEQGRVTVNGQDATKGNRVSEGDEVRVDGEPIRKKKERIYLALHKPKGITCTTDVKDKSNIVDYVNFKTRIFPIGRLDKRSEGLIFLTNDGDIVNKILRAGNNHEKEYIVTVDKPITPEFIQHMRNGVRILGIYTKKCFVKQETDTRFRIILVQGLNRQIRRMCEVLGYNVQSLKRIRIMSMTLTGIPPGKWRYFTPAEINTINLMLVGSSKTAEGDEGMDE; this comes from the coding sequence ATGGAAATCAGTCTTAATAAATACATCAGCAACAGCGGGTATTGTAGCCGAAGAGAGGCAGACAGATATATTGAACAAGGCCGTGTCACCGTCAATGGTCAGGATGCCACCAAAGGAAATAGAGTCTCTGAAGGTGACGAAGTAAGGGTGGATGGTGAGCCGATCAGGAAAAAGAAGGAGCGGATTTACCTGGCGCTACACAAACCAAAGGGGATCACCTGTACCACTGATGTCAAAGACAAATCCAATATCGTAGACTATGTCAATTTTAAAACCAGGATCTTTCCAATCGGCAGACTGGACAAACGAAGTGAAGGACTGATTTTTTTAACCAACGATGGAGATATAGTCAATAAAATACTGAGGGCTGGCAATAATCACGAAAAAGAATACATTGTCACTGTGGATAAACCCATCACTCCGGAATTTATCCAGCACATGCGCAATGGAGTTAGGATATTGGGGATCTACACAAAGAAATGTTTTGTCAAACAAGAGACTGATACCCGATTTAGAATCATCCTGGTACAAGGACTCAATCGCCAGATACGCAGAATGTGCGAAGTGCTTGGGTACAATGTACAATCATTGAAAAGGATTCGTATTATGAGTATGACATTGACTGGAATTCCTCCTGGCAAGTGGCGTTATTTTACCCCAGCAGAAATCAATACAATCAATCTTATGTTGGTAGGCAGCAGCAAGACTGCTGAGGGAGATGAAGGGATGGATGAATAA
- a CDS encoding ABC transporter ATP-binding protein: MISLKNIFKWVNVGGARNFILRDLSLNIEEGEFVSIMGPSGSGKTTLLNVIGMLDGFDEGEYKFLHEEVHKMKERQRTQLYKQYIGFVFQAYHLIDELTVYENIETPLLYQDVKGGERKALVGDMLDRFNIVGKKDLFPNQLSGGQQQLVGIARALIAKPKLILADEPTGNLNSKQGEEIMTIFKELNEQGVTIIQVTHSEKNATYGTRIVELLDGRLNN, from the coding sequence ATGATCAGCTTAAAAAATATATTCAAATGGGTTAATGTCGGGGGAGCGAGAAATTTTATACTCAGAGACCTTTCTCTAAATATTGAAGAGGGTGAATTTGTGTCTATTATGGGGCCTTCAGGTTCAGGTAAAACTACCTTGCTCAATGTGATAGGTATGTTAGACGGCTTTGATGAAGGCGAATATAAATTTCTGCATGAAGAAGTCCATAAAATGAAAGAAAGACAACGTACTCAACTTTACAAACAATATATAGGCTTCGTTTTTCAAGCTTACCATCTTATCGACGAACTCACAGTTTACGAGAACATTGAGACCCCGCTTTTGTATCAGGATGTGAAGGGTGGAGAGCGCAAAGCATTGGTAGGAGATATGCTGGATAGATTCAATATTGTGGGAAAGAAAGACCTTTTCCCCAATCAATTGAGTGGAGGCCAACAGCAGTTAGTCGGTATCGCAAGAGCATTGATAGCCAAGCCCAAACTGATCCTGGCTGATGAACCCACCGGCAACCTCAATAGCAAACAAGGCGAAGAGATCATGACCATATTCAAAGAACTGAATGAACAGGGTGTGACCATCATCCAGGTGACCCACTCGGAAAAAAACGCCACCTACGGTACCAGAATAGTAGAATTGTTGGATGGCAGGTTAAATAATTAA
- a CDS encoding chloride channel protein, with protein MRLLEKAIILFEKTKILVKSKFDVVDNERLKKNLLNALPFWLGALLSGGLAVLYAKLFSLAEAGTHLLFDQFKWAFFVVTPACFVLAWWLVVKYAPYARGSGIPQVTAAIELANPKQNILIDHLLSLRILFIKICSSLIMVLGGGAIGREGPTIQISAAIFKKINDLLPEWYPKISKRNMLVTGAASGLAAAFNTPLGGIVFAIEELTKTHFSLFRSALLTGVIIAGLTALNFLGPYLYLGYPDLKNLSFWLLVMVIPLALVTGYAGNGMGHIILSVFKKKQQLKKRSHKILYVIICGLILAATAIFLERGAFGSGKELMISTLFTDHKSVSWYLPIVRIVGPILSFTTGAAGGIFAPSLSAGASIGALFAELFNLSSSDTNLMILCGMTGFLSGVTRSPFTSSILVLEMTNSHTVIFYIMLTALLANLFATISGKHSFYDQLKIQYLQEITHGHEPHEISDETEAPNQP; from the coding sequence ATGCGATTATTAGAAAAAGCTATCATCCTATTTGAAAAGACCAAGATCCTTGTAAAATCCAAATTTGATGTAGTAGATAATGAACGATTAAAGAAGAATTTGCTCAATGCCCTGCCATTCTGGTTGGGTGCTCTGCTATCCGGAGGACTAGCCGTACTGTATGCCAAGTTATTTTCTTTGGCAGAAGCCGGGACTCACTTACTTTTCGATCAATTTAAATGGGCGTTTTTTGTAGTCACTCCTGCTTGTTTTGTCTTGGCCTGGTGGCTGGTAGTCAAGTATGCCCCTTATGCCAGGGGTAGTGGTATACCACAAGTGACCGCTGCTATTGAACTCGCCAACCCGAAACAAAATATCCTTATTGACCACTTACTAAGTCTTCGTATACTTTTTATCAAAATATGTTCAAGCCTGATCATGGTACTTGGAGGAGGAGCCATCGGCCGCGAAGGACCAACCATCCAGATATCAGCGGCTATATTCAAAAAAATCAACGATCTATTACCAGAATGGTATCCCAAAATTTCAAAAAGAAATATGCTGGTGACAGGAGCTGCCTCCGGATTGGCAGCTGCATTTAATACACCATTGGGCGGTATCGTTTTTGCCATAGAAGAACTTACCAAAACACATTTTAGCCTTTTTAGATCAGCCTTGCTTACTGGTGTGATTATAGCGGGACTTACCGCGTTAAACTTTTTAGGTCCCTATTTATACCTGGGGTATCCAGATTTAAAAAATCTCTCCTTTTGGTTGTTAGTCATGGTCATTCCACTTGCGCTGGTCACGGGTTATGCTGGCAATGGAATGGGCCATATTATTTTATCTGTCTTCAAAAAAAAGCAGCAACTCAAGAAAAGATCTCACAAAATATTATATGTGATCATATGTGGTTTGATATTGGCAGCCACAGCTATATTTCTGGAGAGAGGGGCATTTGGTTCTGGAAAGGAACTCATGATCTCTACCCTATTTACAGACCACAAGTCTGTGAGCTGGTATCTGCCTATCGTACGGATTGTCGGGCCTATTCTATCATTTACCACGGGAGCAGCCGGGGGCATTTTTGCACCTTCCCTGAGTGCCGGGGCAAGCATAGGTGCTTTATTTGCTGAGTTATTTAACCTATCCTCCTCCGATACCAATCTAATGATCTTGTGTGGCATGACCGGCTTTTTATCCGGAGTGACCAGGAGCCCATTTACATCCTCTATCCTGGTATTGGAAATGACCAATAGCCATACCGTTATATTTTATATCATGTTGACAGCACTCCTCGCCAATCTATTTGCTACCATCTCCGGCAAACATTCTTTTTATGACCAATTAAAAATCCAATATCTACAGGAGATCACCCATGGACACGAACCACATGAAATCAGTGATGAAACAGAAGCACCCAATCAGCCTTAA
- a CDS encoding TolC family protein: MNINKFLILGFLVLTFVKGFCQKTYSLEECISTALHNSQLVRSTDIRLKDAGIDVDRATAFKLPSASAGFGHGLNFGRSIDPSTNDFINERITRGGFSAQAFQLLWQAGSTKQSIKQYQYAEEASRWTLKNEQDNLQLQVTLAYLQVLNNKELAARSAQQELTTLEQLNRLKNLNDQGAVLPNLYSDMQGQYALDQMNSLDALQAIKTSKLVLSQLMNIPYQESLEVTTDASIEAIDQLAFGNSNFDQAYSQHALIKSSEFQIKSAEASLLAAKAERYPSFGLGADFGSNYSSAYRLQGDKVGYPKQLSNNFNYATYLSLNIPILDNARVRSNTRKAENAIELAKVNTEYARTFVQQKIEEARLMQTNATERYKVIQSQVSAFSESFRVTEARFNAGAIHSVEYLIVKNNLDRAQNQLIAAKYEIAFRNKILDYYAGIK; the protein is encoded by the coding sequence ATGAATATTAATAAATTTTTGATTTTAGGTTTTTTAGTACTGACCTTTGTGAAGGGGTTCTGTCAAAAAACTTATTCGTTAGAGGAATGTATTTCCACGGCATTGCACAATAGCCAATTGGTACGATCTACCGATATTAGATTAAAAGACGCTGGTATAGATGTGGATCGTGCCACCGCCTTTAAACTGCCTAGTGCTAGCGCAGGCTTTGGCCATGGTTTGAATTTTGGACGATCGATCGATCCATCAACCAATGATTTTATCAATGAGCGAATCACCAGGGGCGGATTCTCTGCCCAGGCATTTCAACTGTTATGGCAGGCTGGAAGTACAAAACAATCTATCAAACAATATCAATATGCTGAAGAAGCCTCTCGCTGGACTTTAAAAAATGAACAGGATAATTTGCAACTTCAAGTCACACTGGCTTATCTCCAGGTACTTAATAATAAAGAGTTAGCTGCCAGGTCTGCTCAACAGGAATTGACTACCCTGGAGCAGCTCAATCGACTTAAAAATTTAAACGATCAGGGTGCTGTCTTACCCAATCTATATTCAGATATGCAGGGTCAATATGCCTTGGATCAAATGAATAGTTTGGATGCCCTGCAAGCCATCAAAACCTCTAAGCTGGTACTTTCGCAATTAATGAATATTCCATATCAGGAAAGCCTGGAAGTGACCACAGATGCAAGTATCGAAGCGATAGATCAGTTAGCTTTTGGTAATTCTAATTTTGATCAGGCGTATTCACAACATGCTCTGATAAAATCCAGTGAGTTTCAAATAAAAAGTGCAGAAGCATCCCTCCTTGCAGCCAAAGCTGAACGCTATCCTAGTTTTGGTTTGGGGGCCGATTTTGGATCAAATTATTCCAGTGCATACCGCCTTCAGGGCGATAAAGTAGGGTATCCAAAACAATTATCAAACAATTTTAATTATGCGACCTATTTGTCATTAAACATACCAATCCTGGATAATGCCAGAGTGCGTTCCAATACCAGGAAGGCGGAAAATGCCATTGAGCTTGCAAAAGTCAATACTGAGTATGCCAGGACTTTTGTCCAACAAAAAATAGAAGAAGCTAGATTAATGCAAACCAATGCCACAGAACGATATAAGGTTATTCAATCCCAGGTTAGTGCTTTTTCGGAATCTTTTCGTGTGACAGAAGCCAGATTTAATGCGGGTGCTATTCATTCAGTTGAATATCTTATTGTTAAAAATAATTTGGATCGTGCTCAAAATCAACTTATTGCTGCTAAGTATGAAATAGCCTTCCGAAATAAGATCCTGGATTATTATGCTGGCATTAAATAG
- a CDS encoding DEAD/DEAH box helicase — MNTFADLNLPKPLANAMVDLGFEKPTPIQVKSYPVILAGKNMVGIAQTGTGKTLAYMLPLLRDLKFSKLVHPKILILVPTRELVIQVVQQINAYAKYMQVRVLGVYGGTNISTQKIAVAKGMDILVATPGRLYDLALSKAVKLNEIKKLVIDEVDVMLDLGFRFQLSNIFELMPERRQNIMFSATMTDEVEALIDNYFIAPEKISIALSGTRLENIQQQCYHVANFYTKANLLRQLLEDKKEFRKVLVFVTGKKNVELLYAALEETYASEMGFIHTDRSQNNRIAAIRLFDNGMHRILITTDVMARGLDLETISHVISFDTPNFPENYIHRIGRSGRAEKQGKSILFYTDKEEAAKTEIEKLMSHKIELMEMPPAVEISKELTPDERPRAFDTPVSFRHDEKLLKPGFHEKKKKNVKTNLGGSYKFEIARKYKKPKTRGDKFKKK, encoded by the coding sequence ATGAATACATTCGCAGATCTTAACCTTCCCAAACCTTTAGCGAATGCAATGGTTGATCTTGGTTTTGAAAAACCGACGCCAATACAAGTAAAGTCATATCCGGTGATCCTGGCTGGAAAGAATATGGTAGGTATAGCACAGACCGGTACTGGTAAGACCTTGGCCTATATGCTACCCTTATTGCGTGATCTGAAGTTTTCAAAGCTGGTCCATCCAAAAATATTGATCCTGGTACCTACCCGTGAGTTAGTGATCCAGGTGGTACAACAAATCAATGCCTATGCAAAATATATGCAAGTCAGGGTGTTGGGCGTCTATGGTGGTACTAATATATCTACGCAAAAAATAGCCGTTGCGAAAGGGATGGACATCCTGGTAGCGACTCCCGGCAGGTTGTATGATCTGGCTCTGTCTAAAGCAGTCAAGTTAAACGAAATAAAAAAATTGGTGATCGATGAGGTCGATGTCATGCTGGACCTTGGATTTCGATTTCAACTAAGCAATATCTTCGAACTGATGCCGGAAAGGAGACAAAATATTATGTTTTCTGCGACCATGACAGATGAGGTAGAAGCATTAATAGATAATTATTTTATTGCTCCTGAAAAAATATCAATCGCTCTGAGTGGAACAAGATTAGAAAACATTCAGCAACAATGTTATCATGTCGCTAATTTTTACACCAAAGCCAATTTATTACGACAACTTCTTGAAGATAAAAAAGAATTCAGGAAGGTATTGGTCTTTGTGACTGGCAAAAAAAATGTAGAGTTATTATACGCGGCACTGGAAGAGACCTATGCTTCGGAAATGGGCTTCATTCATACTGATCGATCCCAAAATAACAGAATAGCCGCCATCAGGCTATTTGATAACGGTATGCATCGAATATTGATCACCACCGATGTGATGGCGCGTGGCCTGGACCTCGAAACCATTAGTCATGTGATCAGTTTTGACACACCCAATTTTCCGGAAAATTATATACATCGGATAGGTAGATCCGGGCGTGCTGAGAAACAAGGCAAATCAATCTTGTTTTATACAGATAAAGAGGAAGCTGCAAAAACAGAAATCGAAAAACTGATGTCCCACAAAATCGAATTGATGGAGATGCCTCCGGCAGTAGAAATCTCAAAAGAACTCACCCCAGACGAAAGGCCCAGGGCTTTCGACACCCCTGTCTCTTTTCGCCATGACGAAAAACTCCTCAAACCGGGGTTTCATGAAAAGAAAAAGAAAAATGTCAAAACTAATCTTGGAGGATCTTATAAATTTGAAATCGCCAGGAAATATAAAAAGCCTAAGACCAGAGGGGATAAGTTTAAGAAGAAATAA
- a CDS encoding nuclear transport factor 2 family protein produces MKKILALLICLNLGWKMQGQETKDHEGVTKALLNYVEGFYEGDTLKLIQCLKPSLHKIGYWKNKKTGEYDYEGQMTYVQAIEFARNVMIKKSFAKQDAPKKVIVLDIQEKTAAGKVYAWWGIDYVLLSKDNDKWMIEQVLWEGPPAKENK; encoded by the coding sequence ATGAAAAAAATATTGGCGCTCCTCATTTGTTTAAATTTGGGTTGGAAAATGCAAGGGCAAGAAACTAAAGACCATGAGGGAGTCACAAAGGCACTGCTCAATTATGTAGAGGGCTTCTACGAAGGAGATACGCTCAAGCTGATCCAATGCCTAAAACCGAGTCTGCATAAAATCGGATATTGGAAAAATAAAAAGACCGGCGAATATGACTACGAGGGTCAAATGACTTACGTTCAGGCCATCGAGTTTGCAAGGAATGTTATGATTAAAAAAAGCTTTGCTAAACAGGATGCTCCTAAAAAAGTAATTGTGCTTGACATTCAAGAAAAGACTGCTGCCGGCAAGGTTTATGCATGGTGGGGGATAGATTATGTATTGTTGAGCAAAGATAATGACAAATGGATGATCGAACAGGTGCTTTGGGAAGGACCTCCAGCGAAGGAGAATAAATGA